One region of Syntrophales bacterium genomic DNA includes:
- a CDS encoding MFS transporter, whose product MKRYFIFGSAGLGLLMYSIDSTAVAVAFPHLIRDLHTNVLWAGWTVSIYLLAVMSSMPLMGILSDAYGRKKVYLASLVLFTVSSLACGFAPNIYSLLIFRFLQGIGGASFLPTAAGIVSDQFPENRERAIGLFTSIFPIGGIIGPNLGGWIISQYSWRHIFYINLPIGIVLISLITILLHDGKVSAKPHIDLAGAAFFFGAILFLMLGLNHFAEDFSLFSLFWAALWAGASVFSLYLFFRQEKKASNPILDMALLKSRPFLAANLFNMIIGAGVFGVFAFIPLYAISVQKLTVLASGMILTPRSIGMISTSAMASFLLKRWGYRRPIVLGVILLALATLLLADQSFLLFSLLGIHLGATKSLLILILVTGVGLGILLPGANNACIELMPEKVATITGLRGMFRSVGGVCGISLITIILHLSSTPARGFRTVFIGFGLGLLLAIPLAYLMPSGRKGVDQYLPPEFIAK is encoded by the coding sequence ATGAAACGTTACTTCATTTTCGGCTCGGCAGGGCTGGGTCTTCTGATGTACTCCATCGACAGCACAGCAGTTGCGGTGGCCTTCCCCCACTTGATCCGGGACCTGCACACCAACGTCCTCTGGGCGGGCTGGACGGTTTCGATCTACCTCCTCGCGGTGATGAGCTCTATGCCTCTGATGGGAATCCTGAGCGATGCCTATGGGCGTAAAAAAGTCTATCTGGCATCCCTTGTTCTTTTTACGGTCAGCTCCCTTGCCTGCGGTTTCGCGCCCAACATCTACAGCCTGCTAATCTTCAGGTTCCTTCAGGGCATCGGGGGGGCGAGTTTCCTCCCGACAGCCGCGGGCATCGTGAGCGATCAATTTCCCGAGAACCGGGAACGCGCCATCGGCTTGTTCACAAGCATCTTTCCTATCGGCGGCATCATCGGCCCGAATCTGGGAGGCTGGATCATCAGCCAATATTCCTGGCGGCACATCTTTTACATCAACCTGCCCATCGGCATTGTGCTGATCAGTCTAATCACGATTCTGCTTCACGATGGGAAGGTTTCCGCCAAACCCCACATCGATTTAGCAGGAGCGGCATTTTTCTTTGGTGCAATCCTCTTTCTGATGTTGGGTTTGAACCACTTTGCAGAGGACTTCTCCCTTTTTTCTCTTTTTTGGGCAGCCCTCTGGGCAGGCGCCAGCGTTTTTTCCCTCTATCTGTTTTTCCGGCAGGAAAAGAAGGCCTCCAACCCGATCCTTGACATGGCCTTGTTGAAATCGAGACCTTTTTTAGCGGCCAACCTGTTCAACATGATCATCGGCGCCGGGGTGTTCGGAGTCTTTGCGTTCATCCCCCTCTACGCCATCTCGGTGCAGAAATTGACCGTTCTGGCGAGCGGCATGATCCTCACGCCCCGCTCGATCGGAATGATTTCCACCTCGGCTATGGCCAGCTTCTTGCTCAAACGCTGGGGTTATAGGCGACCCATCGTCTTGGGCGTGATCCTGCTCGCTTTGGCGACGCTCCTCCTGGCCGACCAGAGTTTCCTGCTGTTCAGTCTCCTCGGCATCCATCTGGGGGCGACCAAAAGCCTCCTCATCCTGATCCTGGTGACCGGAGTTGGTTTGGGAATTCTCCTGCCCGGCGCTAACAACGCCTGCATCGAACTGATGCCTGAAAAGGTGGCCACAATAACCGGGCTGCGGGGGATGTTCCGATCCGTCGGGGGGGTGTGCGGAATCTCGCTGATTACCATCATCCTCCATTTGAGTTCCACCCCCGCACGGGGTTTCCGGACAGTCTTCATCGGCTTTGGCCTCGGGTTATTACTCGCCATTCCGCTGGCTTATCTCATGCCATCTGGAAGAAAGGGGGTGGATCAATACTTGCCTCCTGAATTCATAGCGAAATGA